The Colletotrichum higginsianum IMI 349063 chromosome 2, whole genome shotgun sequence genome has a segment encoding these proteins:
- a CDS encoding Glutathione synthetase encodes MATSTLTKEQYPPRLSQAEQDALVQTVKDWTIGNGLSVRPPANVVSPESDPKGILAVNVPVTLFPSPFPRSCFEQARSVQKTYNELYAAISRDEDFLSAMVNEVKGGDDFISKLWDTHVRVKKEGYTQVKNIDSISRHPKTNAVKQLSLGLFRSDYLVHQDTTSGEPKRQVKQVEFNTIASSFGGLSSRTSLLHKFLSVAEYPLLESPIESGSLELPENKSVQGLSGGIRAAFNAYGPSELGHKKCVIFVVQGGERNIFDQRHLEYALASSPDDPVPVFRIPCSELLQHTEVAATPKRQLLYKLPRDPSKVFEVAVAYLRCWYDPSDYPDESAWEARYHLEKSAAVKCPTVLTQLAGSKKIQQVLATPRSGSSPSVLGRFIPDDAPQTAEVFQTFTNIFPMDTSEAGLKARKIAQDPELCRNYVLKPQREGGGNNHYREDIPEFLKKTPETHWGSYILMELITPPKQDNVILRNGNLEEGGVICELGIYGTAVWDQSTGEVVHNEDAGYLLRTKGDTSNEGGVAAGFGCMDSCALV; translated from the exons ATGGCGACCTCAACCCTTACCAAGGAGCAGTACCCGCCTCGGCTGTCTCAGGCAGAGCAGGACGCCCTCGTACAGACTGTGAAGGACTGGACCATTGGCAACGGCCTGTCCGTCCGCCCGCCCGCTAACGTTGTCTCACCCGAGTCGGACCCCAAGGGCATTCTGGCAGTCAACGTCCCCGTTACGCTCTTCCCTAGCCCGTTTCCTCGGTCGTGCTTCGAGCAGGCCAGGTCTGTTCAAAAGACTTACAACGAGCTCTACGCCGCCATAAGCAGGGATGAGGACTTTCTGAGCGCAATGGTGAACGA AGTCAAGGGTGGCGACGATTTCATCAGCAAATTGTGGGATACCCATGTTCGAGTGAAGAAGGAGGGGTACACCCAGGTAAAGAACATCGACAGTATTTCAAGGCATCCTAAGACTAATGCCGTCAAGCAACTCTCTCTGGGGTTGTTCAGATCCGACTACCTCGTCCACCAGGACACCACGTCAGGCGAGCCCAAGCGCCAGGTCAAGCAGGTCGAGTTTAATACCATAGCCTCGTCCTTCGGGGGTCTCTCTTCACGGACCTCACTACTGCACAA GTTTCTCTCCGTAGCAGAGTACCCCCTTCTGGAGAGCCCCATCGAGTCCGGCTCCCTCGAGCTGCCCGAAAACAAGAGCGTCCAGGGTCTCTCTGGCGGTATCCGCGCCGCCTTCAACGCCTATGGCCCTTCGGAGCTCGGCCACAAGAAGTGtgtcatcttcgtcgttcAGGGCGGCGAGAGGAACATCTTTGACCAGCGCCACCTCGAGTACGCCCTCGCTAGCTCCCCCGACGACCCCGTCCCCGTCTTCCGTATCCCCTGCTCTGAGCTCCTGCAGCACACCGAGGTCGCCGCCACACCCAAGCGCCAGCTTTTGTACAAGCTGCCCCGGGACCCGTCCAAGGTCttcgaggtcgccgtcgcctacCTGCGGTGCTGGTACGACCCTTCCGACTACCCGGACGAGAGCGCCTGGGAGGCCCGCTACCACCTTGAAAAGTCGGCGGCCGTCAAGTGCCCGACGGTCCTGACGCAGCTCGCGGGCAGCAAGAAGATCCAGCAGGTCCTGGCTACGCCGAGGTCGGGATCGTCGCCTTCGGTTTTGGGCCGGTTCATCCCCGACGACGCACCCCAGACGGCTGAGGTCTTCCAGACGTTCACCAACATCTTTCCTATGGATACCTCCGAAGCCGGTCTCAAGGCTCGCAAAATCGCCCAGGACCCCGAGCTCTGCAGGAACTACGTCCTCAAACCACAgagggagggcggcggcaacaaccACTACCGCGAGGACATCCCCGAGTTCCTGAAGAAGACGCCCGAGACGCACTGGGGTTCGTACATCCTGATGGAGCTGATCACCCCGCCCAAGCAGGACAATGTCATCCTCCGGAACGGTaacctcgaggagggcggtgTCATCTGCGAGCTCGGCATTTACGGCACGGCCGTGTGGGACCAGAGCACCGGGGAGGTTGTCCACAACGAGGATGCGGGCTACCTGCTTCGCACCAAGGGCGACACCAGCAACGAGGgtggtgttgctgctggcttTGGCTGCATGGATAGCTGTGCACTTGTCTGA
- a CDS encoding Single-strand binding protein family, with protein MSAAALFRRAAAAPRIARAFSTSPSHNVARITIVGNLADTPELHPTSTGREILKYAVASNSGPKDNRQTSWFRVTSFEPEGPRRDFLQSLPKGSLVFVEGDASMSTYQDAEGKTRSSLNVVQRNIEILRRPQTGTNASE; from the exons AtgtctgccgccgccctcttccgccgcgccgccgccgcgccacGCATCGCCCGCGCCTTCAgcacctccccctcccacaACGTCGCTCgcatcaccatcgtcggcaacCTCGCTGACACCCCCGAGCTCCACCCCACCAGCACCGGCCGCGAGATCCTCAAGTACGCTGTCGCGAGCAACAGCGGCCCCAAGGACAACCGCCAGACCAGCTGGTTCCGCGTCACCAGCTTCGAGCCCGAGGGTCCCCGTCGCGACTTCCTCCAGAGCCTGCCCAAGGG ATCTCTCGTCTTCGTGGAGGGCGACGCTTCCATGAGCACCTAccaggacgccgagggcaagaccCGCAGCTCCCTGAATGTCGTCCAGC GCAACATCGAGATTCTCAGACGCCCCCAGACCGGCACCAACGCCAGCGAGTAA
- a CDS encoding Pheromone receptor, with translation MAPALATLMARTSLLVPNPPTAPYTDPYLTANLVCRVVLALFANAVCCVPLRNLCRQGELAPVVLIGTVMAANCLTVVNALVWRNDNVYEWWDGRVWCDLHAYLYQPLMPLYWLSVVAITRNLAQQLGLSRASPLSRRERRRKTLVEALVVFPLPILQMGLLYPISSQRYRIVTLTGCMWTAHPSWPFFVFFLLPRPLVVLMSSYYAVLTWRRYSLIAQATRPALMSNSSATSRASRTQWRLFLVTACVLVPYMPLELYMTAAQFRTDMLSRGFDFHRIRQQVDDPFPWDAILLLPSSSLSFLELNHQYLAIATALPIFYFFGMTTDTTRTYRRVMWALGFGRVFPRLREGSAASGHTEQQPEAPWQEQIVCVAAPALWLWT, from the exons ATGGCGCCCGCTCTCGCCACGCTCATGGCACGCACTTCTCTCTTGGTCCCCAACCCGCCGACAGCGCCGTACACCGACCCGTACCTCACGGCCAACCTCGTCTgccgcgtcgtcctcgccctctttGCCAACGCCGTCTGCTGCGTGCCACTCCGGAATCTGTGCCGCCAGGGTGAGCTCGCCCCAGTTGTCTTGATCGGCACGGTCATGGCCGCCAACTGCCTCACCGTCGTCAACGCCCTTGTCTGGCGCAACGACAATGTGTACGAGTGGTGGGACGGTCGGGTGTGGTGCGATCTGCACGCCTACCTCTACCAGCCTCTCATGCCCCTCTACTGGCTCTCGGTCGTTGCCATCACGCGCAACCTCGCGCAGCAGCTGGGCCTTTCGCGGGCTAGCCCCTTGTCCCGCCGCGAGAGGCGCAGGAAGACGCTCGTCGAAGCCCTGGTTGTGTTTCCGCTCCCGATTCTACAAATGGGCTTGCTGTATCCGATATCCTCGCAGAGATACAGGATTGTCACCCTGACAGGTTGCATGTGGACCGCCCATCCGAGCTGGCCTTTTTTCGTCTTCTTTCTGCTCCCACGCCCGCTCGTGGTTCTCATGTCAAGCTACTACGCCG TTCTTACATGGAGGCGCTACAGTCTCATCGCGCAGGCCACTCGCCCGGCGCTCATGTCAAATAGCTCTGCCACCTCGCGGGCAAGCCGGACACAGTGGCGGCTGTTCCTCGTCACGGCGTGCGTGCTCGTGCCCTATATGCCGTTGGAGCTCTACATGACGGCCGCCCAGTTCAGGACAGACATGCTCTCCCGTGGCTTCGACTTCCACAGGATCCGGCAGCAGGTCGACGACCCCTTCCCGTGGGATGCCATACTGCTCctgcccagcagcagcctcagTTTCCTCGAGCTCAACCACCAGTACCTGGCCATCGCGACGGCCCTGCCCATCTTCTACTTCTTCGGCATGACGACTGACACGACGAGGACCTATCGCCGGGTCATGTGGGCGCTAGGCTTCGGCAGGGTCTTCCCACGTCTCCGCGAAGGGTCCGCAGCCTCGGGGCACACGGAGCAGCAGCCGGAAGCCCCGTGGCAAGAACAGATAGTGTGCGTGGCTGCGCCCGCTTTGTGGCTCTGGACGTAA
- a CDS encoding SNF2 super family protein, translated as MAGQEDDPYEWDVEQVVHELCTEEKRPWHPKLITKRPDPAALSKALVENDIDGETLLTYQDVMPSLDGLFRDLGLIKTTHKMTFAKAVNYLKSKSRGYREFKADLVRPDVETPTNSQEVRVDGDHELAVPAQITASESQKKPPSVQDVEIQANQDHSSPATTLLQSQALPTNEPDTEVLNQINHLRTAQIDGTDQETSEPPQKKRRMAPSLVSNDVLGVGNAPIRTAADNLAERLYGSKNAQPPDSPTTNSFGDKEHDASTTERVTKAYFGRKGLITDGRIPKSSLVRNARDEVGGGGDDTFNLVTKGSFPNGRRRQVGRAIRRLFRANSQSLAMMQTGQSPYVEPEEEDKILPLFGDSDGEDGYDTETREAMENEEEELRREMELKSRYLTPDDVSRVLQEVIQQIEDSWDDRKLPKKQRKANEIWNKARRRGLVRQIAAATSTLGKLTTRIEKLCQEIRKDQWPDEEQLRGQARCLECSVEDRKAERWLLDVLRGHEPPRLETMPKPRLIIKKRDILSDEDGELITSDDDDDELIVHDKMDFAYSPALVASRHASPMKLDSFGELPALGSHGSEVPKHESPAENLVDIQSDTNIIDLTACDSEPLFEKNTGEETGSRVICLDTPEKPRPNPTLMPPSLPDSDIEEQPSLTREELETPYNQPERIGAILPKMWKAALDNSRFLICIIWRLDAQRREAFFRTITSMAPADIWTDFVMMALEDTGNEEQESTREMGTVIARLFRTYVFGKMVSPSSVAKPMRERKARTIRSKVERFEGFCDFVKEHVVPHFPEAIQITGSDSGTPRRNRRRSLDSLIGYSDDEILNSPSKKRKRVVIIDQAAKDIRESDRQRKEEQEKRRAELRKKLAASDTISSDKSRLIINETKEDNQGLIYVNEDIGKRIKNHQIDGVRFMWNQIVYHSKVRQGCLLAHTMGLGKTMQVITLLVAIAESAQSQDASIRSQIPEDLRQSKTLVLCPSVLVDNWMDELLMWAPDGLLGRLFKLEAITRAPERGPMIRTWDEEGGVLIVGYDMFKRLIDPPTNEFPPPADAKSVKDILTQSPNLVIADEAHKLKNPESKLSMAAAQFRTQSRIALTGSPLANSVLEFFYMIDWVAPGYLGPLSEFKACYAEPIQAGLYEDSSRSAYRKAKKALAVLEATVAPKTNRATIQSILQDGLPPKKEFVLTVPLTSLQAKLYDSFLESLRKEELGLGGKILGAVSNFCLIANHPKAFETRLREECKLLQKRDKANLTLTSQIISEGLKITKLQKDMSSHVLSWKVQLLVAILDQSEKVGDKVLVFTQSIPTMDYLDSLFRQQRRKIARLDGNTPISIRQQNIKDFNNGDSHLYLISTAAGGTGLNIYGANRVVIFDFKYNPIHEQQAIGRAYRIGQQKQVYVYTFISGGTYEQAMHNKAVFKTQLASRVVDNENPKRWSKKENEYLKNREEPPQQDLSRFAGLDTVLDSLLMHPDLSQGIRSIIMTDTFKEEDTNEILTQEDLKDVKEQVYLNSIRNTDPAKFRQLELERLGRLHAAPSVVGIAAVPQPPYRPLVMPVSGVETPIPLPVLPSTAVSNPPYIPGQSASAAVKIVTAAQTPLTTVTPPPLEAAGLPNQADENTGTKQQASSQAGLNVASSVENADKKATETRSVPPMPMAGANTFFRNQQEPVTPPPAEKFLPSSTRKEAKTKSSIINWPDQFEQKVLESVDKVTDPELLDAIGANKNDLAKRIASSTWHIRSEMNEGFLSDNSHMKRLCSLMENPRFAAAVLTGHLPPAQIAHASTEAGLNNIVDELIKLDDKTFQEKFGLRRDSTKQPNV; from the exons ATGGCGGGCCAGGAGGATGATCCCTATGAGTGGGATGTCGAGCAAGTGGTGCACGAACTATGCACCGAGGAGAAGCGTCCGTGGCACCCGAAACTCATCACGAAAAGACCTGATCCAGCAGCGCTCTCAAAAGCATTAGTGGAGAACGATATTGACGGCGAAACGCTGCTCACCTACCAAGATGTGATGCCATCTCTTGATGGTCTTTTTCGGGACCTGGGTCTCATTAAGACCACTCATAAGATGACATTCGCGAAGGCAGTCAACTATCTGAAGTCAAAGAGCCGCGGATATCGAGAATTTAAGGCTGATTTAGTGAGACCGGATGTTGAGACACCAACCAACTCGCAAGAGGTGCGAGTCGACGGTGATCATGAGCTTGCAGTCCCGGCCCAGATCACCGCCTCGGAGAGCCAGAAAAAGCCGCCCTCAGTCCAGGACGTCGAGATACAAGCCAACCAAGATCACAGCAGCCCTGCTACAACCTTACTGCAAAGCCAAGCTCTTCCCACCAATGAGCCCGACACCGAGGTTTTGAACCAAATTAATCACCTGAGAACCGCTCAGATTGATGGAACGGACCAAGAGACAAGCGAACCGCCTcagaagaagagaagaatgGCACCGTCATTGGTATCCAACGATGTCCTAGGCGTGGGAAATGCGCCTATCCGGACCGCCGCGGACAACCTTGCTGAACGGCTTTATGGTTCAAAGAATGCCCAGCCTCCCGATTCGCCAACCACGAACAGCTTCGGGGACAAGGAACATGACGCTTCTACGACAGAACGTGTCACAAAAGCATACTTTGGACGCAAGGGGCTAATTACCGACGGCCGCATTCCGAAGTCGAGTCTCGTTCGGAACGCCCGCGATGAagtaggcggcggcggcgacgacacaTTCAATCTAGTTACCAAAGGCTCATTTCCCAatggccgacgtcgacaggTCGGCCGGGCAATACGACGACTGTTCCGTGCGAATAGTCAGTCACTCGCCATGATGCAGACCGGCCAATCTCCCTACGTGGAAccggaagaggaggataAGATCCTCCCCCTCTTTGGCGACTCAGACGGTGAAGATGGCTACGACACTGAGACAAGGGAAGCAATGGAgaacgaggaagaggagttGCGAAGGGAGATGGAATTGAAGTCTCGATATCTCACTCCAGATGACGTAAGTCGCGTTCTACAAGAAGTAATTCAGCAAATAGAAGATTCTTGGGACGACAGAAAACTGCCCAAGAAGCAGCGGAAAGCCAACGAAATTTGGAACAaagcgcgccgccgtggcctCGTTCGACAAatcgccgccgcgacgtcCACACTAGGGAAGCTCACCACACGCATTGAGAAGCTTTGCCAGGAAATCCGAAAAGATCAATGGCCCGATGAGGAACAGCTCAGGGGACAGGCCCGCTGTCTCGAATGCAGTGTTGAGGATCGGAAAGCCGAAAGATGGCTCCTCGACGTCTTACGAGGGCATGAGCCTCCGCGACTGGAAACGATGCCTAAGCCACGACTAATCATCAAGAAGCGAGACATTTTGTCGGACGAAGATGGTGAGCTCATAACCagtgacgatgacgacgacgagctcatCGTGCACGACAAGATGGACTTTGCGTACTCACCGGCCTTGGTTGCGTCCCGACATGCCAGCCCGATGAAACTGGACAGCTTCGGTGAGCTGCCGGCACTGGGCTCTCACGGCTCAGAAGTACCGAAACACGAATCTCCCGCCGAAAACCTTGTTGACATTCAATCCGATACCAACATCATCGACTTGACAGCATGTGATTCCGAGCCTTTGTTTGAGAAGAACACCGGAGAGGAGACTGGAAGTAGAGTCATCTGTCTCGATACACCCGAAAAGCCAAGGCCAAACCCGACGCTGATGCCGCCTTCTCTTCCCGATAGTGATATCGAGGAACAGCCAAGTCTGACCCGGGAAGAGCTTGAGACTCCATACAACCAGCCTGAGCGTATAGGTGCAATTTTGCCCAAGATGTGGAAAGCAGCCCTGGACAACAGTCGGTTCCTGATCTGCATCATCTGGCGACTCGATGCACAGCGGAGGGAAGCGTTCTTCCGCACCATCACCTCGATGGCCCCGGCTGATATCTGGACCGATTTTGTCATGATGGCACTGGAAGACACAGGAAATGAAGAGCAGGAGTCTACACGCGAAATGGGCACCGTCATCGCCCGTCTATTCCGAACTTATGTCTTCGGCAAAATGGTGTCTCCCTCAAGCGTTGCCAAGCCAATGCGCGAACGGAAGGCCAGGACCATCAGAAGCAAAGTAGAGCGTTTCGAGGGCTTTTGTGACTTCGTGAAGGAACACGTCGTGCCCCATTTTCCAGAAGCCATTCAGATCACTGGCTCTGATTCAGGAACACCTAGGAGGAATAGGCGTAGAAGCCTTGACTCCCTGATTGGTTatagcgacgacgagatcctgAACTCTCCGTCTAAGAAACGGAAGCGGGTCGTGATCATTGACCAGGCAGCGAAAGACATCCGAGAAAGTGATCGCCAACGAAAGGAAGAACAGGAAAAACGGCGGGCGGAGCTGCGCAAGAAGCTGGCCGCATCCGACACCATCTCCAGTGACAAGTCACGGCTGATCATCAACGAGACCAAGGAAGACAATCAAGGACTGATCTACGTCAACGAAGACATCGGCAAACGAATCAAGAACCACCAGATTGACGGCGTTCGGTTCATGTGGAACCAAATCGTCTACCACTCCAAGGTGCGCCAGGGGTGTCTCTTGGCTCACACCATGGGCCTTGGCAAGACCATGCAGGTCATCACCCTGCTCGTTGCAATCGCCGAGTCTGCGCAGTCTCAAGATGCTTCCATTCGATCGCAGATACCCGAAGACCTCAGACAATCCAAGACCCTGGTTCTGTGCCCTTCCGTGCTTGTCGACAACTGGATGGATGAGCTGCTGATGTGGGCACCTGATGGGCTCCTTGGGCGTCTCTTCAAACTGGAGGCCATCACCAGAGCTCCGGAGAGAGGCCCTATGATCCGTACGTGGGATGAGGAAGGAGGCGTGCTGATCGTTGGGTACGACATGTTCAAGAGATTGATTGATCCGCCCACCAACGAATTTCCACCACCTGCCGATGCAAAGTCGGTCAAGGACATCCTCACTCAAAGCCCCAATCTGGTTATTGCCGACGAGGCCCACAAGCTGAAGAATCCCGAGTCGAAGTTGTCGATGGCCGCCGCGCAGTTCAGGACACAAAGCCGGATCGCCCTCACCGGCTCGCCGTTGGCCAACAGTGTGCTGGAATTCTTCTACATGATTGACTGGGTGGCACCTGGTTACTTGGGCCCCCTTTCGGAATTCAAGGCCTGCTATGCCGAACCCATCCAAGCTGGCCTCTACGAGGACAGTTCGAGATCCGCTTACCgcaaggcgaagaaggcaCTTGCTGTCCTGGAGGCAACTGTGGCGCCCAAGACAAACAGAGCAACAATCCAGTCAATCCTTCAGGATGGCCTGCCGCCAAAGAAGGAGTTTGTACTCACAGTCCCATTGACCTCGCTCCAAGCCAAGCTGTACGACTCTTTTCTCGAGTCTCTCAGAAAGGAGGAACTCGGCCTGGGTGGAAAGATTCTTGGTGCCGTCAGCAACTTCTGTCTGATTGCCAACCACCCAAAGGCTTTTGAGACGAGACTGAGAGAGGAGTGCAAACTTTTGCAGAAAAGAGACAAGGCGAATCTTACCTTGACGAGCCAGATCATCAGCGAGGGCCTCAAGATTACAAAACTTCAGAAGGACATGTCTTCGCATGTCTTGTCGTGGAAGGTGCAACTTCTCGTCGCCATTCTGGACCAGAGCGAGAAGGTTGGAGACAAGGTTCTCGTCTTTACCCAGTCAATCCCGACCATGGACTACTTGGACTCCCTCTTCCGACAGCAGAGGCGCAAAATTGCCCGGCTGGATGGGAACACGCCGATCAGCATAAGACAGCAGAATATCAAGGACTTCAACAATGGAGATAGTCATTTGTATCTCATATCGACAGCTGCTGGAGGCACAGGTCTCAATATCTATGGTGCCAATCGCGTAGTCATCTTCGACTTCAAGTACAACCCTATCCACGAACAGCAAGCAATTGGCAGGGCGTACCGTATTGGCCAGCAGAAACAAGTCTATGTATACACCTTCATTTCAGGCGGCACGTACGAACAGGCCATGCATAATAAGGCCGTCTTCAAGACCCAGTTGGCTTCCCGCGTCGTGGATAACGAGAATCCCAAACGATGGTCGAAGAAGGAGAACGAGTATCTCAAAAACCGCGAGGAACCCCCGCAGCAAGATTTGAGCCGGTTTGCGGGGTTGGACACTGTTCTCGACAGCCTGCTGATGCACCCTGACCTATCTCAGGGCATCCGTTCTATCATCATGACAGACACTttcaaggaggaggacacCAACGAAATCTTGACTCAAGAAGACCTGAAAGATGTAAAGGAGCAGGTCTACTTGAACTCGATCAGAAATACGGATCCAGCGAAATTCCGCCAGTTGGAGCTTGAACGACTTGGCAGACTCCACGCTGCACCGTCCGTGGTTGGGATCGCGGCGGTACCCCAACCACCGTATCGGCCCCTAGTTATGCCCGTGAGCGGCGTTGAAACCCCAATTCCACTCCCGGTTCTTCCTTCCACGGCTGTCAGTAACCCACCTTACATACCGGGCCAGTCTGCGTCTGCAGCCGTGAAGATTGTTACTGCTGCCCAGACACCGTTGACAACTGTAACTCCGCCTCCCCTGGAGGCCGCGGGTCTTCCAAACCAAGCCGATGAGAACACGGGCACAAAGCAACAAGCTTCCTCACAGGCGGGCCTAAACGTCGCTTCCAGCGTCGAAAATGCTGACAAGAAAGCGACAGAG ACTCGAAGTGTTCCCCCCATGCCCATGGCTGGTGCCAATACGTTCTTCAGGAACCAGCAAGAGCCAGTCACGCCCCCGCCTGCAGAAAAGTTTCTTCCATCGTCCACGAGGAAGGAGGCAAAGACGAAGTCTAGCATCATCAACTGGCCAGATCAGTTTGAGCAAAAAGTTCTCGAGTCGGTTGACAAGGTCACAGACCCTGAGTTGCTAGACGCTATCGGAGCGAACAAGAATGACCTTGCCAAACGGATCGCCAGCTCAACTTGGCACATAAGGTCCGAGATGAACGAAGGATTTCTATCTGACAATTCGCACATGAAGAGACTGTGTAGCCTGATGGAGAACCCCAGgtttgcggcggcggttcTCACTGGGCACTTGCCTCCAGCTCAAATCGCGCACGCATCGACGGAGGCAGGACTCAACAATATTGTCGACGAGTTGATAAAACTTGACGACAAGACATTCCAGGAGAAATTCGGGTTGAGAAGAGACTCGACCAAACAGCCCAACGTATGA